One Cuculus canorus isolate bCucCan1 chromosome 2, bCucCan1.pri, whole genome shotgun sequence genomic region harbors:
- the LOC128851100 gene encoding uncharacterized protein LOC128851100, with amino-acid sequence MIKQRAKQELPGRLGIPMAEEKPKYNCSVSEVTIVNLQPEKNPILILPGGKPGSEHRNLGFHPPSPRISEKRLSQGDKKLWPEKVKKEGALSPSLHRANEFGSTENVTLKRPVKLAPLEIPVEVKEAQLQKIMSIQREAQMAAQKLMVINSMRNELHVKRAKNLAQGEMENLQKKNLSEKAALENKDDPLPPKSSKPLGEIQIILPTETTSKLTKQPGVEEAPKAICKPLIPTLHVSDVHEESNSPDNISDPCQNVSRRRFRIRHVKEQQEDHGKAKPLKVTDLSVGEGKQQSAGQRTQKTLSDASKLIENVAKKQKERGAKQGEMDEASFVRRQSIRRMALGDIIQVDED; translated from the coding sequence ggTATCCCAATGGCTGAAGAAAAGCCCAAGTATAACTGCAGTGTCAGTGAAGTCACCATTGTGAATCTGCAGCCTGAGAAAAATCCCATTCTCATCTTGCCAGGAGGGAAGCCAGGAAGTGAACACAGAAACCTTGGTTTCCATCCTCCTTCTCCAAGGATTTCAGAGAAAAGGCTATCCCAGGGAGACAAAAAATTGTGGccagaaaaggtgaaaaaagaaGGGGCTTTGTCTCCCAGTCTGCATCGTGCAAATGAGTTTGGTAGCACAGAGAATGTTACCCTGAAGAGGCCGGTGAAGCTGGCCCCTCTGGAGATCCCTGTGGAAGTAAAAGAAGCCCAGCTCCAAAAGATTATGAGCATCCAGAGAGAAGCCCAAATGGCTGCTCAGAAGCTGATGGTCATCAACTCCATGCGCAATGAACTCCATGTGAAAAGAGCAAAGAATCTGGCTCAGGGGGAGATGGAAaaccttcaaaagaaaaatctgagtgAGAAGGCTGCTCTGGAGAATAAAGATGACCCCCTACCCCCTAAAAGCAGCAAACCCCTGGGagaaattcaaattattttgcctACAGAGACAACCTCTAAGTTGACTAAACAACCAGGAGTGGAAGAGGCTCCCAAGGCAATCTGTAAACCATTAATCCCTACTCTCCACGTATCTGATGTGCACGAAGAGTCTAACAGCCCTGATAACATCTCTGATCCTTGCCAGAATGTTTCTCGGCGCCGATTCAGAATAAGGCATGTGAAAGAGCAGCAGGAAGATCATGGGAAAGCCAAACCCTTAAAGGTCACAGATCTAAGTGTGGGAGAAGGCAAGCAGCAATCTGCAGGTCAACGAACACAAAAAACCCTTAGTGATGCAAGCAAGCTTATTGAAAATGTGGccaaaaagcagaaggaacGAGGAGCAAAGCAAGGTGAAATGGATGAAGCCTCGTTTGTGAGGAGGCAGTCTATTCGAAGGATGGCCTTGGGAGACATCATCCAGGTAGATGAAGACTGA